The Quercus robur chromosome 3, dhQueRobu3.1, whole genome shotgun sequence DNA segment TGCCCAATATTTTCTTAATGTGCATTTATATGTTCTTCTCCTAGTTGACTTTTGAAGTAAAAGTTTCTATCTTTGCAGACTAACGTGGCAGTACACATGACCATTTATgtaaatgaaattaatattttatttttactagttagacatataacatttttaatcTATCACTTAACAACAGAGACCATTTtaagacaaaattaaaagattagGGACCAAACCAACACAACAAAAagattagggaccaaattgagatTAGGcaccaattttataatttcccTAAAAATATATAGTGTTTCTCTGTAACTAGATGTGGTACACTGCAGCAGATAACACAAGCCTGTTGACAGAGCACTTTAAAATCTTTTATTCTTCAAGTGCCGTTACTCCATTGAAGCACCTAACCCCAGTCATAACTAGAGTCCTCCATCAAACTCTAAACTCTGACCTGATGCCAAATCCTTCTAGTTATTGAGCAATCAAAGAAAATGTAGTCCCTAATCTTCCCTTTGCTTTGAAATCTTCCTCCAACCCCAAGATTAATTTTGTCTGGACCTTTAAGTTTTAACAACCCAAAAGCTTTTAACCCAAGCCACCCAAATTTATCTGGTCAGGACAAAAAGATTTCAAATATGCTTCATTATGACAAATTTTTTCTAATCCTTAAGTTTTTTAACCTCAAGCCCCCTTCTTTCCCTTCCTATGAAACTATTAAAATTACTATCCAAGCTCCTAATAACCTCTTTAGGGAGAATAAAAACCCCAGGCCAGTACCCTTGAACCCTGAACAGAATAGATTGAATAAGTCGGAGTCTCCCAACAATAGAGAGATTCTTGGTAGTTCATGAGTTTATACGAGTTGTGATTTTCTCAATGAAAGGCTTATAATATTTACAAGACAGCTAGGTATCAGATATTTAAATGATTGAACTTTAAAAGATCTTCACTCTGTTATATTGTTTGTTGATCCCCTCCAAAGTGGAAACTTCACTCTTAGTAGCATTTGTTGTCATGCCAGATAAAATTGAAACTGAGCACCTTGTTTTGAACAACCTCTAGCTTTCCTCCAGCATTCTCAAGTTACTGCAACAGATTCCCAAAAACTTTCTCATACCAATTCTTAAGTCTCAACTTTCCAACCTCCAATCTCTTATAGACCTTCCTCTGTCTATGTATGTAATGACACAACTAGATTGTGCTCCAAAAGAAATGGGAAAATTTGGTATTTGGCCTTTGTCAATAGGttaattcttgaaatttttatggCGACCCTCTCAAAATTACCAATCTTAGTACTGGTTAAGCACTTATAACCCCACTCTTTTTTATGGGGGCTAAGAACCAAGAACAAAAAGACTTGCAACAAACTAAATCTGGTTAACCACTTAACCCTGCTTGGTGCTAATAAAATAGTAATTCTCGAATCATATGATGACAGTTCTGCTATGAAGTCTCAAATGTTGACAAATGGTCTCCAATGAGATGGCTCTAGCTCAGTAAACAGAAAATGAaagattgatttttttcccATGTTTGGTAGAATGGAGTAgttgaaattaagaaaaaattaaaagtggTCAGATTATTATGTTCTATATGGGTTCATACTTTTAATCTTCTCAACATGGgaagcaaatatgaaaaaaaaaaaaaaaaaggttttctttGCGACGAGAAGATAAATATTGtcctaatttataatttattactaaaaataattcaataaaataacgCAGCCCGCTCCCAAatagtaattttcttttaatagtaCTAACAATGCTTAGGAATAAAACATACCATGATAACTTCTAGAAATAGAAGCTATAGTAGTTTGCTTAATTGGGGTAGGTTCCGAACTTAccttttttgaagaaaattctattttacagTAGCACTCCTTTGCCCCTACACTATTAATGATCTCACAGTTGCACTGTTTGCAGTATGGAGCCTCGGATTGATGAGGAGTTAGAGGTCTTGGACCCCGGTCTGCGTCAGAGGTCATTGTTGACATGACAGCCATATCATCGATCAGAGGCCATTTGGAATGGCAAGGTGAAATTTCTAGTTCTAACAACTGCTTTAATATTTACGTTGTCTTTGACTGTTAGTTAGCAAGTTCTTTCAATGTTGTATTTCTAGTTCTAACAACCGCTATAATGCTGGATTAGGCAACCACTTTGGCCCTATGGGATCCCTCCACAATGACTGCGACTTAGGAACCACAAATGCATGCTCATAAGTGTTAATGGCATTGTTCAAACCATAACACGGGTGAATATATGTGGTCGAatcattatttaaatagtcaCATACTCTAATTGCATGTGAACACGGGATCCCTATGTTTTTCCATTTACCACAACTGCATGTTCTTTCCTGTAACCGAACTTCATAATTGTGGTTACCCCCTCCTGCACTACACGTGTTGAGTTGGGTAACTATTTGAAATATCAGCTCTTCATTGCTAAATGGCTTGAGATAATGTTTCTCAGATTTACTCTTATTCTCATCCCACTTGGAGAAGGCATATTTACTCCATTTCTTACCCTCTGAGAACTCAAAAAGGTATTCTTTGCGACGGTCGTGGAAATAACTGACAAGTTTGTTCCAAGTGAACTCAACCAACGCAGCAATAGGAAGGCCCCGTGCACCTTTCAATACACCATTGAAGCACTCTGATATATTGGTTGTCATTGGCCCAAAACGTCTCCCACCATCCTGTGACTGGGTCCACATATCCACAGACTCGCCCATTAGGTATGTGTATGGAAGATAATCTTAATTCTTTTCCTTGCCATCCTTCCCCATCAACTTCTTCTTATTTCTAATGGCCTCAATTTCCGCCTGCTTAATGGTCTCCATTATGGTATAAAATTTCACTGCCTGACTAGCATATCCGGCTTTCAATACCGTTGACTTCAGAGTCGAGTTCTGAAAATGTGTGTTaaagttgctagcaacatgtcgaaggcaatgTCTATGAAATACCAGTGCTCTTCCATCATCCCTTCTAGGCCAGTTTGCAATGGCGTTTTTGATACCGAGATGTCGGTCAGAAATTATGCAAATGCCTTCGTTAGGTATCACGCGGCCAATCACATCTCTGAGGCATTGTAAAAACCACCTCCAACTAGACCCTGACTCAGAATCCACAATAGCAAAGGCAAGAGGGAATACCTTGTTGTTAGCATCGGTTGCCATTGCAACCAACAACTTTCCCTGATATTTACCATACAGATAGGTCCCATCAATACTGATAACCAGCTTGCAATATTTGAATCCATCAATGCTTGGACTGAAAGACCAAAacacataattcaaaaatactGTGTCATCTTCACCGGTGGATGTGGTACGATAGAACACCTGGGTAGTCAGATCCTGATCAATATATGCCATTAGCAACTTTTGCAACCTTTGATAAGACTCTTCCCAATTCCCAAACATCTTCCCAATTGCGTTTTGTTTCGCATCCCACACCTTGTAGTAAGAAGGCTTTTGTCCCTCATATTTCGACTCTATCATAGATCTGAGATGCTTAATTGGGGTAGTGTGATCCTCACATAACTTCTTAAGGATGTCATCTGCAATAAATTTACAACTCATCATTCTACCATCATTTCGCATCCCAGTCCGTATACACGTGTGAGGACCCTTGTACACGGTAACCATCCATAGATTGTGGAACTTGGGCTTCATGACTACGCAGACATACCACATGCATGACTCATCAACGCATTTCGCACAAAGTTTTGTCGTGGTTGACCTACTGATcataaaatgtttgttttccttgaggGCACACTTTGTTAATACGCGTTGCACTTCCATTTTATTGGCAAAAGTCAAGCCTTTGCACAAATTCATCCCCTCTCTCCAACTAGACACAAATGGTATCTCAATATGTGAAGGATCAACCAAATTTTCCCAAAGTATTTTCAGAAAATGACAAGGCAGGTGGTGAGTACACAGGGAATGTGTCTGTAATGTTTTGGATACTAAGAACATTGTATGCATCAGGTTGACTACCATCCAATGTCTCATCGTCATCAATGTCTCTCTCAAAGTCCCTAAAGTCTCCTTGTTCAATCCTGTCTTCAATCTCATCTCTATCGCCAAAATCTTCACCGTTAATGGCAATATTTTCATCAACatagtcatcatcatcatcctcatcctcgtcctcatcatcataatcatcatcattctcatcctcatcctcatcatcatcatcatcatcggcaTGAACATCTTCATCGGCATGAACATCATCATGCTCTACATGTGTAAAATACTGGTATTGAGCATCTGAAACTGTAACTTGTAaacttgtttgtgtttgttggatTTCCTCAATACCAACTTCTGCACGTGGCTCCAACTATATGTACAACTCAATGTTAGTTACTTCAGGTATTCTCTCCAACTTGTCAAACATGATCTTCACATGTTTGTCTGCTTTTATCGCCATGTACTTGTAATTAATCCGATGCTTCAGGATTTCATTTGGCATGCGATAAGTAATGTGTATGTTGTGCACAGCAGGGTTCTCACACAACTCTTCCATAACCATCATCTTCAATTCGTCAAGGGTCTTCAACCTACGATCAATTTGGGTATAATAGGTCTTTATACCTGGCCCTTCAAATGGCAATCCCTTGTTCGCATTAGCATTCTTCAATGGACCACCGTGGTATATGATTATATCAATTTCAAGCATTGTGAACCTATTACAATCAAGTTACTATGTTAGTTAACAAACATTTTCAAGTTCCCTGATCTAAAAGAAACTTGAAGTAGGTCTTTAActttctaataaaaagatgcgGCCGAGAAACTTTTATAAGTTGCTTTTCATCATACATACAAACTGAACATTTTTTCGTGCCATTTCTTAGTGTAGTACGACTATATTTAACAATTGGACATATACAAATCCATCTATCCTTCCTATATACAAGAGGCTAATTACAGCAGCATGGTATGAGAGGTAAACACATGTAAAGCAAAAGATAATTGCAAacgcaattttttttaacacatacaaaattacaaaagatAATGGGGGACTAAATAATTGCAAAAGATATATCATATAATTTTGTAACACAAACACAACCACATTTTTTGGTAACACATAcaaaccccaccccccccccccccccaaaacaaaaaagaatcaatACCTTTTCAGTATTTCCAACATATTTCATGCTTAAGACATTAGTATCAACTGAAATCccaatcaaccattttattagATTCCAAGACTACCTTTAATAACCACATCAGAGTGGACCTTTTAGCCTAATGAACACACGATACACACTCATTACAAATTAAATCTGCTTCAACATTGTGACTGTTCTCAACAAAAGCCCCTTCAAAAATGAATAAGAGAACCTCTGCTATTATGTACAGACCACTTTCATAATGATTCCATGAAAAGTCGTTACAAGATTAAAGTCCATAATATTTTGTTCACACATACACATCTATATTAACCTGTACTAACCTATACTAACCTATACACATCTATACACATCTAACCTATATTAACCTGTACTAACCTATACACATCTATATTAACCTATACACATCTAAACTCAATATGCTACACCACTATAAAAAGTGTTAGGGACCTTAAAGGTTtcactggaaaaaaaaaatgtaaacgtCCACATGATTTACCTATAACAAAATCAATGGTTCTTAAGTTTGCATCTTGTATAAAGGCAGACAATTCCTAAATAAAGGAACTGTCATGTTCTAGTGCTACGTTTACCATTTACTAAACTAAAAAGGGGCAACTCAAGCAGTTAAAATTACATTAATGTCTCTAGCACCATGTCAAAAAGCAAAATGAAGGAAATATTAGGCAGCCCTTAAAGTTAGAATTAGTCACTACACAAATAATCCTCTCCAAGTTCTTTTTTTACTATATTCTGAGATGTTCACAATTTCCAGGCATGGCAAACAACACAGTCAACTCCAAAGCAAGACTTACATCCTAGCATCCATACCTAAATCCCCTGAGATATCTGCATACTCATGTCCTGCTAGTCTTTTGTACGCATTATTTCAAGAAGAAGTTTTGTAACTTCAACAATTACTATAACCATGTGCccattttctttgtcttttacCAATAAATTCAAACCATCCACTAGCTCCTTCAAGATAAAGTGGTGACTCCACAATCAAGCAACACTCCACATCTCAGATAACAAGGGAAACGTACATTGCTATGaatctttcataaaattttctaaCCTACAAGAATTTGGTGAATCTAATTCAAGAAAGATTGATTCTCTTTAAAATTGGCAGATTTGATCAAGAAGAATTAATGCAGGGAAACACCTCAAAAGGAATAAAGTCAATGagaacagaattttttttatttcaccaaaatggctaatgcaaaaacatatttttatcaAGATGGTTAAGATTAATCACATGAATTAGtaataaatcaaagaaaatataacaaataatatatagcTCAAATGACATGCAAGCCAATAAAAACACGGAAttgaaatcaacaacaaaaagataCTATAAGAAGAACATCTTATATTAGGAAAAAACATGGAGTCATTGGAAAACCCATAAAGTCATTGGAAAGTTCTCTTAGTGGCAAAACCCATACACAACTAATACCCAAGTACaataacaatcaaatcaaaaaaccCATACCTGAAATATGAAATTGTTGAGAGGGAAGAGCAGTGAGAGAGGCAATgtggtgagtgagagtgagaggtgTGAGAGTTAGTAAGGCTGAGTGTATGGGTGAGAGTTGAGaatgctctgtttttgggtGAGAGTTTAGTGAGGCTGAGTGTGGACTGAATAATATAGTCCCAGGAACACGTTAGTAATATACTGCTATCTGTTTGTGAGTGTGGACAGAACGGGTTAGTAAAATAGTTCCACCagaactcgagtctataagactcgagttctgTTCAAAATTTATTCAGACAAAACTCGGTTTGGACAAGTAAATCTCCAGTCTTATAGACTCGGTTTGTGCCAGGCAAAACTcaagtctataagactcgagatctGTTGAAACTTTCCTACTCCTGTACTCTAATCTCGAGTCTTATAAACTCGGTTTGTGCCAAGCAAAACtcaagtcttaaagactcgagatctgcGTGGCAATTTTTGCCACCTCAGCAGTTCAGAACAAATGGAAAGCGATTCTataaaactcagtttttaagttgaatctcgagtttcaaaaactcaaGATGTTAGTTTTCTTAATTGTTTGAAAACGTTCCTAACTTACTATTTTGAATGGCTAAAGACATCTGTTATGCACAATACCTCTATGCATCATTATCATAGTAGCACACAGGGGTTTGAGCTAACGCATACAGAGCACACACACAGAGGCATGTTAAACCTAAAACCCCCAAAAATCCCAGACCAAAACATGAACACAGATTCACATGCACCCACAAACAATAACACAAATACACACATCAGACTTCAAACCCATTTtggaacaaaacccaaaacaaaaatcctcTTTTTCTTAAACCCCCAAACCCAAATACCAAATCTTTAGAAACAGAGCAATCAATCCCTAAATCAATCAATCCCTAAACCCACAAACAAACAACAGTAGGGAGAGGGATTCTCACCAAtagctaaaagaaaaaataaataaaataaaagtgagaTAGttagctagagagagagagagagagagggggcgGTGAACTCAAGAATCACCATTGTCGAGAAGGGTGGTGGAGAGTAGTGGACGGCGAGCTCAAGGTGAGCCATAGCCATAGGAGGAGAGAGCTAGAGGTTTACATATTTCAGATTCACAGTTGATAAgtttaagggtctgtttggattgagcttattgttgctgaaactgaaaactgaaaactgaaagtactgtagcaaaataatttttaaatgtgtgaatagtatcgtgggattcatttttaatatttttaatgcgtaaacagtacatgaacagtataTAAAACAGTATGTGAACAGTGTATCTATGTGAGGTTACTGTTCAcgtgcagaaaaaaaaaaaaaaaaaaaaaaaaaaaaaaaaaaaaaaaaaaaacatggaattGAAAACGCAAGAATAAGCACTCCCCAAACGCTCACTAAGAGAGCATTAACTGCTTGTTTGTTTTGATAgactaaaaattaataaagatagtttttcagTGTCCGGGAACATCTAAAAgaaatgagttaaaaaatatatatatatattttttttttttggtcaataaaaaaagtgtagtttattttaagaaatatagcctatttttggaaaataattctATTACACAATAAGTTAAATAATAGAtgttaagaaattatttttcaattcatttaaaattgttaccaaatatagaaaaatgagataattttataaatttttttttaattttaaaaaatagttcattttctagaaaacattacCACGAAATAAACAaagcaagaagaagaaatagattaATGGTAACTGACAACGTGTCAGAACCTCATTGGTCCTTATATATTTCGTTGGATCTGATTGGCTAAGAGTCAGTGGATTGTGATGAGATAAATGGGATTGGGTTAGACCAGGTCCAACCCAGATGACTAGATCAATTTATTTCCTATCAAGCCCAATCCCTTTAAGCTCAAACCTCAGCCTTTTAGCAAGCCCAATCTGAAACAAGGCCATTCCCCTAAAAACCAGCCTACGACATCTAAAATCGTAAGCCCAGTCTGCAACTTTATCTCTTGCCCAGTTGCCCACATCAAAGTTTAAACCCAACAAGTTGACACCCTTAAGCCGAAACTTTAGAAAAAGTTAAATCCTAAAGTATCTCATGTTTTGCCCCGCAAAATATAAATCCCCACTCAAACTGTTGGCACATTCACATTTTAAAAGCGAAAAATTATATAACGTTTTGAAGCGAAAAGCTATAATGTTACCGTTTTATGGCAAACATCATATATATTTGCATTTTAACAATGAAAGTTTATAGCGTTATATCGTATTATGTTAGTCATCATTTAACTAAACACAAAAGGATTTGTTGAAAAAACGTTACactaattaaaaacaaaagaagaaagagatcgacaaagagaaagagagcgaTTTGTGGGCATTACATTAGAAGTGGTTTCTGTTTAGcgtatttattttgatttggatttgttttaaATTGGTTTTGGGTAATTTTTTGCCAGGAGTATTTTTGAATTCTTGTTTTTTGGAAATCGGAATTTTGATCTGTGAGTATTTTgcgattttttttatttgaggaaATGATTATTTTGAGATGTGTTTGCCTTTTGTTGGATCCTCCAGACTATGGGGAATTATAAGGTTATGGACACCGGTTATTTTTAATTGGCATAGACTATTGCAAATGACGCTTTTAACCTTGTCGATTCTTTTCTCTAATTGTCTGTTTGGAAACAACTTTCTGAAAGCGTGCTAAAACatatttgtactttgaaaaaataagaaaaaatatgaaaaaaatgagatttacaaaagttgtacataaaaactaaaactaatacTAAACAAGTCCTAAATGTTCTtcaagtttctctctctctttttttttttttttcatttttttaattatgaattgCTTTGGGTAGTTTCTCtgcttatgtgtttttttttttttttttttttttttttttagttaagatTGAATTTCATCCTATGGTATGTGTCATTTATGTGTTATTAGACAATAACTTTCTATTTATGCGTTATTAATTTTTGCTATCTATGAAGAGAGCAGAGAGTAGAAAGGCGATGAGAGAATCAAAAGCATTACCAACAAAGGATTCAATTTCGACATGATTGGTAGACCCAATGTTGCTGGCTAATTCTTCTTTGCGAGATACTCTTTCACTATCTACAACAATACATCGCTAACATAAGTTTTAAACTTGCAATTCATCTTCGCCTTTTTTATATTACACACTTTGTACttatttctatttgtttttaggATTTTCAATAATTCCGTTAATTGTTTCTTCAAACTTacacttattttaaaatatattttatgccTTTTTTTTAGTGCATATTGCCATGACCAACATTGAGATTTATTGAGTTTTTCTGATGCCTTTTAGGGCACTCGTATCAATACTTGTATAATagaaatgacaaagtttagctaaaaAATTGAAAGCCTAAAGCTACAACTTCCTTTAAAAACATTAACATtactatattttgaaaatttaacagtTGGATTGTATTTTCTTTACCGTGGTTTTAAAAATGGGACTGGACAGTCCGACTAGTTCAATCGAGAACTCGGCATCAGTTCGATTCAGTAAAAACCCCCTAAAACCGATAAAAAAAAGTGGCCAAAATCAAGTTGAACTGAGAGCCGGAGGCAAAAACAATTTTTGCCTTGGTCTGGTTTTAAAAATCATGTTCTTTAcgtttttaatacacatgttaaattttgtgtcaattggatattattgatgacatagttattaatatttaattttctaaaaactttacaagtatgaaggatataaaaagaaaatgtagtccaacggtgaatttgtcaaaatttagtTCAAATAAAAGATATGGAGGAAGGTTGTAATTTaagactacaaccaattttgtaactaaactttgtcataACAGAAAAAGTACCACATTTTAGCCAACCAAGCCCAAAATTCACTATGTaaagttgtgtaaaaatacattATGGTTACAATAATCGTGTAAAAATATACtagcatttttcattttgagtttatatttttattctttctttacgtATCCTaaagataaaggaaaaataaataaatgatagtcgctttatttgaaaaaagagaaacaattaaaataaaaataaaaattgatattttaataaaatgtagtgtaaaatagataatttaataagagtttttttgaaaagcgagtatataatatatatatatatatatatatgtaaggaccaGATTCGAGACTCAATCTAGAATGaatgaacttaggcccaaaaatcccaaaacaatgaatatgtagagagtgggttaaagAACTAGACCCTAATGAATTTGACAACGGCTAATATGGATGTAGAAAATGgttaagcaagaacaaagaacaTAGAACTGAATGAATTCAACGTCTGAGGAGGTCAgttttcatataaatcaattaaatagAGTACAAGtgcaatttagattgctacagtgccttttctctattttcccCTCCCCCTTATCAGTGAAGGacctcttacattatataggtcCCTCAGGATGATCTCGATCCTACATCTATTGATTATTTGAGTCACTACTTGAGTGTATGTCCCATTAGACACCCCCTCTGGCCTTCTGttagttgtggtagccaaggcaacactgttcagaagttttctccacataaatacGGCTAGAAAATTAGTTGCAGGGCATTAAATGCGGTGGCAGTAGCTTTTCTTTAGATATTTCCTAACTCCCATCTTACCTGTATGTTCATGAGGCACGTCCCTATCACTTTAGCTTCCTCGAAGGTCACCTTAACTTTTTAGGAGACATATTTGAGTTGTACTTAGTCtatccgaggagacattccttcTCGGACTACCCTCCCATTCATATTTCGCTTATTAGATTCTAAGCTTAACTCTGCCATCTCCATTTATTTGTCTTCAGATCACCATGCTCTCGGCCAGAGCTTAAGGCCCAATATGTGGACTAGGCCCTTGACCCTTCAATAGCCCTTCAAAACTCCAGTTTTCCCCTCTCATTCGAGgagaaaagtgaggttttgattATTTAAGATTTGACACGtagtaaaaaatgaataaatgtcaCAGAGTGTTAACTTCCTCAAaatatgtggtccgaggagccaggcatgtctaaggttttgtttaaagaCTTATAAaaatgtcatagagtgttaatttccccaaaacatcTAGTTTAAGGATCTAGGGatgactaagattctgtttaaacacttataaagatgtcatagagtgttaatttctccaaaacatctggtccgaggacctaagcatgactaaggttctgtttaaatacttataaagatgtcatagagtatTAATTTCTCTAAAGCATCTGGTCTGAGAACccaagcatgactaaggttctgtttaatcacttataaagatattatagagtgttaatttctcTAAAGcatttggtccgaggacctaggcatgactaaggttctgtttaaacacttataaagatgtcatagattgttaatttcccccaaaacATATGGTCCGAGAACCCAGGTAttactaaggttctgtttaatcacttataaagatgtcatagaatGTTAATTTCCCCATAACATCTGGTCTGAGAACCTAGGCAtgactaaagttctgtttaagcacttatAAAGAtatcatagagtgttaatttccccaaagtattTGATCTGAGAACCTAGGTATGACTAAGATTCTATTTAAACACTTGTAAAGATGTCATAAAGTGTTAATTTtccaaagcatctggtccaaggacccaggcatgactaaggttctgtttaaagaTGTCATAAAGTGTTAATTTTCACCAAAACATTTGGTCCAAGAacccaggcatgacta contains these protein-coding regions:
- the LOC126719639 gene encoding uncharacterized protein LOC126719639, whose translation is MKPKFHNLWMVTVYKGPHTCIRTGMRNDGRMMSCKFIADDILKKLCEDHTTPIKHLRSMIESKYEGQKPSYYKVWDAKQNAIGKMFGNWEESYQRLQKLLMAYIDQDLTTQVFYRTTSTGEDDTVFLNYVFWSFSPSIDGFKYCKLVISIDGTYLYGKYQGKLLVAMATDANNKVFPLAFAIVDSESGSSWRWFLQCLRDVIGRVIPNEGICIISDRHLGIKNAIANWPRRDDGRALVFHRHCLRHVASNFNTHFQNSTLKSTVLKAGYASQAVKFYTIMETIKQAEIEAIRNKKKLMGKDGKEKN